The following are encoded in a window of Phaseolus vulgaris cultivar G19833 chromosome 3, P. vulgaris v2.0, whole genome shotgun sequence genomic DNA:
- the LOC137807812 gene encoding HIPL1 protein-like encodes MKGVFPISFMLSCFLLLLDSSTALPLCLHSERPFTLNTTIGFCPYNGSTCCHSTEDEGIQKQFQLMNASDPGCASILKSILCARCDPFSAELFTVQSTPRSVPVLCNSTIPGNSSQSKAAVQDFCSEVWDTCQAVSIINSPFSPSLQGQAGGTPGNNANATKLTELWQSKTDFCNAFGGASNSESVCFEGEPVELNNTRTPMNTPHGLCLEKVGDGSYLNMVAHPDGSNRAFFSSQMGKVWLATIPDEGSGGQLELDVSSPFVDLTDQVYSDTQLGMMGMAFHPNFTNNGRFFASFNCDKDQWSGCNGVCSCNSNVDCDPSKMGNENGVQPCQYQAVIAEYTANGTASPPSSLSAKPVEVRRIFTMGLPFISQHGGQILFGPNDGYLYFMMGDGGGSGDPYNFAQNKKSLLGKIMRLDINNIPSASEISKLGLWGSYSIPKDNAFSEDKDLQPEIWALGLRNPWRCSFDSERPSYFFCADAGQDLYEEVDLITKGGNYGWRVYEGPYLFTPTESPGGNTSLNSINPILPISGYNHSEVNKNEESASVTGGYVYRSRTDPCMYGRYLYTDLYAGAIWTAIEDPQNSGNFSTTRIPFCCAHDSPIQCDSVPGSSLPALGYIFSFGEDNNKDVYILASTGVYRVARPSRCSYTCSLEKATTTPPSSPSPSHSSCCSNFFSGYLFLHLSSFLLLYIDFV; translated from the exons ATGAAGGGTGTTTTTCCCATCAGCTTCATGCTTTCTTGCTTCTTGCTGCTTTTGGATTCTTCAACTGCACTTCCTCTATGCCTTCATTCAG AGCGACCATTTACCCTCAATACCACGATCGGGTTTTGCCCTTACAATGGCAGCACGTGTTGCCATTCCACAGAAGATGAAGGGATACAGAAGCAATTCCAACTGATGAATGCATCTGATCCTGGCTGTGCCTCCATTTTGAAATCTATACTTTGTGCG AGATGCGACCCTTTTTCGGCGGAGCTATTTACTGTTCAATCCACTCCCAGATCAGTTCCCGTGCTTTGCAATTCGACCATCCCTGGAAATTCCTCTCAGTCAAAAGCAGCAGTGCAGGACTTCTGCTCTGAAGTATGGGACACATGCCAAGCTGTGTCAATTATAAACTCACCATTTTCCCCTTCATTACAGGGCCAAGCAGGAGGAACACCGGGTAATAACGCCAATGCAACCAAACTAACTGAATTATGGcaatcaaaaacagatttttgtAATGCATTTGGTGGAGCCTCCAATAGTGAATCAGTTTGCTTTGAGGGGGAACCTGTTGAACTAAATAACACTCGAACTCCTATGAACACCCCTCATGGTTTGTGCCTTGAGAAAGTTGGGGATGGATCTTATCTCAATATGGTTGCTCACCCTGATGGCTCTAATCGCGCATTCTTCTCTAGTCAAATGGGTAAGGTTTGGCTGGCAACTATTCCTGATGAGGGATCAGGAGGACAATTGGAACTTGATGTGTCAAGTCCCTTTGTTGATCTAACCGACCAAGTTTATTCTGATACTCaacttggaatgatgggaatgGCATTTCATCCAAACTTTACAAACAATGGTCGATTCTTTGCTTCATTTAACTGTGATAAGGATCAGTGGTCTGGATGTAACGGAGTATGTTCTTGTAATTCAAATGTTGATTGTGATCCATCAAAGATGGGAAATGAGAATGGTGTTCAACCATGCCAGTATCAAGCTGTTATTGCAGAATATACTGCAAATGGTACTGCATCTCCGCCATCATCG TTAAGTGCTAAACCAGTAGAAGTGAGAAGGATATTTACCATGGGCCTCCCTTTTATATCTCAACATGGAGGCCAAATACTCTTCGGACCTAATGATGGATATTTATACTTCATGATGGGAGATGGTGGAGGCTCAGGTGATCCATACAACTTTGCCCAAAACAAGAAATCATTGCTTGGAAAGATTATGAGGCTTGATATAAACAACATTCCAA GTGCATCAGAAATCAGCAAACTTGGCCTTTGGGGTAGCTACTCCATTCCTAAGGATAATGCGTTCAGTGAAGATAAAGATCTGCAACCTGAAATATGGGCCTTGGGATTAAGAAATCCATGGCGATGCAGTTTTGATTCAGAAAGACCTTCCTACTTTTTTTGTGCAGATGCTGGACAG GATCTTTATGAGGAGGTGGATCTCATCACAAAGGGTGGAAACTATGGTTGGCGTGTTTATGAGGGACCCTATCTTTTCACTCCTACAGAGTCACCTGGTGGCAACACCTCCCTCAACTCCATCAATCCAATTCTCCCAATATCTGGATACAACCATTCTGAAGTAAACAAGAATGAAGAATCTGCATCTGTCACTGGTGGATATGTCTATCGGTCTAGGACTGATCCTTGCATGTATGGAAG GTACTTGTACACTGATCTCTATGCTGGTGCAATATGGACAGCCATTGAAGATCCCCAAAACAGTGGAAATTTCAGCACCACCAGAATACCTTTCTGTTGTGCACATGACTCTCCTATCCAATGTGACTCAGTCCCTGGAAGCTCCCTTCCAGCACTGGGCTACATTTTTTCATTCGGtgaagacaacaacaaagatgtTTATATTCTTGCAAGCACTGGTGTTTACCGTGTTGCTCGTCCAAGCCGTTGCAGTTACACTTGTTCACTGGAAAAGGCAACGACCACTCCTCCTTCTTCCCCTTCTCCATCTCATTCAAGCTGTTGTAGTAACTTCTTCTCCGGATATCTGTTTCTGCATCTTTCATCCTTTTTGTTGCTTTACATAGATTTTGTGTAG